One genomic window of Syntrophorhabdaceae bacterium includes the following:
- a CDS encoding amidohydrolase family protein yields MDIIDGHTHIFPPEIVERRKTIALTDEGFSRIYGDLRATMVDHEGLLKYMERERVLQAVACGFPFEDKGLIELANNYILECARADPRIIPMASINIRNRETGIREAERCLGLGAKGIGEVALYEVGLGRDELKLLDEVARLAAVAKVPLLLHLNEQVGHQYSGKVAVDFGEVTKFVEAHQDVTFVLAHLGGGLCFYEFMPEIRNAFTRVFYDTAALPYIYSIDTYRFIDAFLAKKTLFGSDYPLLSFKRYDGGIQHLREEGMAAVLSGNARRVYLHG; encoded by the coding sequence ATGGACATAATAGACGGTCATACCCATATTTTCCCCCCCGAAATCGTGGAGAGAAGGAAAACCATCGCCCTGACCGACGAAGGTTTCAGCCGGATATACGGCGACCTGCGGGCGACCATGGTCGACCACGAGGGTCTCCTCAAATACATGGAGCGGGAGCGTGTCCTTCAGGCCGTGGCGTGCGGCTTTCCCTTTGAAGACAAGGGGCTCATTGAGCTTGCCAATAACTACATCCTTGAGTGCGCCCGGGCCGATCCCCGGATCATCCCCATGGCGTCGATCAATATAAGGAACAGGGAGACGGGCATCAGAGAGGCGGAACGATGCCTGGGACTCGGGGCAAAGGGCATTGGCGAGGTGGCGCTCTACGAAGTGGGGCTCGGTAGAGATGAGCTGAAATTGCTCGATGAGGTCGCCCGTCTGGCGGCCGTGGCCAAAGTGCCCCTTCTCCTCCATCTCAACGAGCAGGTGGGCCACCAGTACAGCGGGAAAGTGGCAGTCGATTTCGGGGAAGTCACCAAATTCGTGGAAGCCCATCAGGATGTGACCTTCGTCCTCGCCCACCTGGGAGGCGGACTCTGCTTCTATGAATTTATGCCGGAGATCCGCAATGCTTTCACCAGGGTCTTCTACGATACCGCGGCCCTTCCTTATATATATTCCATCGACACCTACAGGTTTATCGACGCCTTCCTCGCGAAGAAGACCCTTTTCGGCTCCGATTATCCCCTCCTCTCCTTCAAGAGGTATGACGGGGGAATACAGCATCTGAGGGAAGAGGGGATGGCAGCGGTTCTATCAGGGAACGCGCGCAGGGTATACCTCCATGGCTGA
- a CDS encoding class I SAM-dependent methyltransferase — MADWDTRYREGVHSGTGPHELVARFQAAIPHGTVIDIAAGRGRDILFLAGLGYRACGLERSAEALKIMGDDARSREQRLLLVQGDASSLPFRKGSASGVIVFYFLLRDIMGQLVDLLEKGGILIYETYLKRQNMLGRGMNPAYLLEDGELLSCFRDLELLFYEEIVISGEGKARALARYVGRKR; from the coding sequence ATGGCTGATTGGGATACCCGCTACCGTGAAGGCGTCCATAGCGGCACGGGACCGCATGAGCTCGTCGCCCGCTTTCAGGCCGCCATACCCCACGGCACGGTGATCGATATTGCCGCGGGGAGGGGCAGGGACATTCTCTTTCTCGCCGGGCTCGGCTATAGGGCGTGCGGTCTCGAGCGCTCGGCCGAAGCCTTGAAAATTATGGGCGACGACGCCAGAAGCCGGGAACAAAGGCTTCTTCTCGTCCAGGGCGATGCCTCATCCCTGCCTTTCAGGAAAGGATCGGCGTCGGGGGTGATCGTTTTTTACTTTCTCCTCCGTGATATTATGGGGCAACTCGTAGACCTTCTGGAAAAAGGTGGTATATTAATATATGAAACCTATCTCAAGAGGCAGAACATGCTCGGCAGGGGGATGAATCCCGCCTATCTTTTGGAAGACGGCGAGCTCCTTTCCTGTTTTCGCGACCTCGAGCTCCTTTTCTACGAGGAGATCGTCATCTCCGGCGAAGGGAAGGCGAGGGCACTCGCGCGGTATGTGGGGAGGAAGCGGTGA